Sequence from the Methanosarcina siciliae T4/M genome:
TTACATTGGAAAGCCAGTCGTCAATTACAACTTCAGCTTCCGATTTGACCTTCTCAAAGGAAGTACCTTCTTTTGGAATGATCTGAGCGCTTGCCACAAGGGGCTGATCAATTGGTTTTGCAATCTGCGAGAGCAGTCTGATATATACGTCCTGTACTTCCGGAACCTGTTTTACGATATCCCTGGCCATCTGGGTCGAGAGGAGGTTGTAGATTTTTCCGATATGGTTAATCGGGTTCTTTCCGCTGGTTGCCTCCATGCTCATAGGCCTGTTTGGTGTGATTAACCCATTGCAACGGTTTCCACGCCCTACCGAGCCGTCGTCCCCCATCTCGGCTGAGGTTCCGGTGACGGTGAGGAAGATACAGCTTGTTTTCAGGTTATCGCCCGTGTTAATGTAGACATTTACATCCCGCTCGGTATAGCGAGTTGCAAGCTCTTTTACATAGGTCTTCATTTCCTGAGTCATGTTTATGTAGCTGTCCAGGTCGTCAACATAGCGTCCGATCATGCCGCTGCATATTGTAAGGGTTATATCTTCTCCATCCCTGAGCCCCATTACTTTCATGTCTTCTCCTATTGCAGGCATGCGGGACTTCAGATCGGTAAGGAGCTGTCTTTCGGTATTGTAGACTATATTTTCAAGTTCGGAAAAGGGAGCGTGCCCAACTCCGAAAGAGGTGTCATTTGCAACCGGAACCCTGTCTCTCTTAAAGACCTCTCTGAGGTCTGAGGATCCTGTTCCGAGTTTGCAGTCCATAATCACGTCTCTTTCAAGATCCATGTTTACCATAGTCTTTCTCAGGTAATTCCTGGCAGCCTGGAGGGCTACGGACTCGGTGGCAAGTTCTACACCTTCGAACTCTTTAGTGGCCCGGCCTACGAGTAGCATATAAATTGGCTGCAGTACTTCTCCTCCTCCGAATTCCGGGCTTGATCTTCCGGCTACTATCTGGGTTTCATCAGTGTTGTGGTGGAGTACGGTTCCACATTTGCTTATGTATTCCCTGCATAGCGCTCGGCTTACGGCTTCGGCAAGTCCGTCCGATATGCTGTCAGGGTGCCCTATCCCTTTGCGTTCTA
This genomic interval carries:
- a CDS encoding methionine adenosyltransferase, producing the protein MARNIKVEELLQTPIEKQRIELVERKGIGHPDSISDGLAEAVSRALCREYISKCGTVLHHNTDETQIVAGRSSPEFGGGEVLQPIYMLLVGRATKEFEGVELATESVALQAARNYLRKTMVNMDLERDVIMDCKLGTGSSDLREVFKRDRVPVANDTSFGVGHAPFSELENIVYNTERQLLTDLKSRMPAIGEDMKVMGLRDGEDITLTICSGMIGRYVDDLDSYINMTQEMKTYVKELATRYTERDVNVYINTGDNLKTSCIFLTVTGTSAEMGDDGSVGRGNRCNGLITPNRPMSMEATSGKNPINHIGKIYNLLSTQMARDIVKQVPEVQDVYIRLLSQIAKPIDQPLVASAQIIPKEGTSFEKVKSEAEVVIDDWLSNVTKITEMVIRGELNTF